In Populus nigra chromosome 1, ddPopNigr1.1, whole genome shotgun sequence, one genomic interval encodes:
- the LOC133699310 gene encoding protein VACUOLELESS GAMETOPHYTES, whose translation MGRLPAQTEAAIQHFSHPHPLQLSNYQPQQTLCLASCSGCKLKISGWIYSCTQCNYFLHVSCSQMPQQITHPYHQNHVLSLLSTPMYPGDLFNCDACGKQGNGFSYHCGTCNIYIHTTCAAMPLVLTHQSHHHQLNLTPFVPYPNMSFSCDICHNFGSKQWLYRCNLCGFDAHLDCAVSQPNPAQAQAQYYQSAAPASGIPRYQAVGTPLATGPVMQNLAPNNYVPKAATSNVFGSNMPMSNGRPRGQANSSLNQLGSILLPALLGIGIGGLGGGRNNSGGGINLGGTFGGGGGDLSSSLSGVDIGGFGGGMDLGGGSSF comes from the coding sequence ATGGGGAGGCTACCTGCCCAAACTGAAGCTGCAATTCAGCATTTCAGCCATCCACACCCATTACAGCTCTCCAATTACCAGCCCCAACAGACGCTTTGCCTAGCTTCATGTTCAGGTTGCAAGCTCAAGATCTCGGGATGGATCTACTCTTGCACACAGTGCAACTACTTTCTTCATGTTTCTTGTTCCCAAATGCCTCAACAGATCACTCATCCATATCACCAAAACCATGTTCTGTCTCTCCTCTCAACCCCCATGTATCCTGGAGACTTATTCAACTGTGATGCGTGTGGGAAGCAAGGAAATGGTTTCTCTTACCATTGTGGAACTTGCAACATTTATATCCATACCACATGTGCGGCCATGCCCTTGGTGCTCACCCACCAGTCTCATCATCACCAGTTGAATCTTACACCCTTTGTTCCTTACCCTAACATGAGCTTTTCTTGTGACATATGCCACAACTTTGGTTCCAAGCAATGGCTCTATAGGTGCAACCTCTGTGGATTTGATGCTCACTTGGATTGTGCCGTATCACAGCCAAATCCAGCTCAAGCTCAAGCCCAATACTACCAATCAGCAGCACCAGCATCAGGTATTCCTCGGTATCAGGCTGTTGGAACTCCACTGGCAACAGGTCCTGTCATGCAAAACCTTGCACCTAACAATTATGTGCCAAAAGCTGCTACCTCAAATGTTTTTGGATCAAATATGCCTATGTCTAATGGGAGACCAAGGGGGCAGGCGAATTCTTCATTGAACCAGCTAGGCTCTATATTGTTGCCGGCACTACTTGGTATTGGCATCGGTGGTCTTGGTGGTGGCAGAAATAATAGTGGCGGAGGTATTAATCTTGGAGGCACCTTTGGTGGGGGTGGCGGggatttatcatcatcattaagtGGAGTTGATATTGGAGGATTTGGAGGTGGAATGGACCTTGGAGGTGGTTCCAGTTTTTAG